The Rhodospirillales bacterium genome includes the window ATACCATGTCGCGCGGGTTTGAGGCGCCCGCCCTCGCGCGCGTCGCCGTAAAGAAAACCAGGGCCGAGAAAGGGCAGAATGCGCGAAAGCACGCCGCCGTCCACGAACACGTCGCCCGCGTTCATGAAGATCAGGTAATCACCCGTCGCGCGCGCGATGCCCTTGTTCATGGCGTCGTAAATTCCGGCGTCTTCTTCGACCGCGCCATCGATCACGATCCATTCGCAATCGGGACAATCCTGCGCCGCCACGCTCGCGCGCGTGCGGGCAAACCCGTCCGGATTGTTCTTGGTGATCGTGATGATGCTAAAGCGCATCAATGCGTTCGGTCGATCAGATCATTGGCGTAAATGCCGCTGACCGCAAGGTTGGACAGGATCTGCGTGATGTCCTTGGCGGATTCGATGAAATCGAACGGTTTGGGATCGCGCGGCACGACGATGGTGCTGCCCGGCGTGACCATCAAAGGATTCACGCGCGTCCAGGTCCGCCCGCTGACGGGCCGGGCCGAGCCGTTGGGATAAAGCACGAATATCCGTCCCTCGTCGGCATTCATCGTGGTGCCGCCCGCCTCGGTGATGTAATCGCGGAATTTCTTGTCGGACCGGAATTGCAGCGCGGCAGGGCTTAAGACCTCGCCCGTCACCCGGACGCTCAAAGGCCGTTTCGGGACATAGATGATGTCGTCTGCTTCAAGCAGGATGTCCTGCGCCGGGTCGCGGCGTAAAATTTCAGGGTCTGATTCCACGGTGATCCGGCCCACGGGTTCGATGGTCTTGAGTTCGTTGACCAGATCCTTGGCCAGCGCCATCTGCGCCATATCGACTTTGCCCGTGTCGTTGTTCGCGGCCAGCGCGATCGACCGTTCCAGATCATGCGCGGCGATGGAAAATTTCTCCTTCTCGCGCCGACGTTCCGTCGCGCGCGAAAACACGGTGCCAAGCGGATAGGCCTGATCGGTCAGTCCGCCCGCGCGTTCGATCAGGACAAGCAACGTATCCCCGCGCATCAGATCGTATGTGCCGGGGTTGCGTACCTCGCCGCGAATAGTGACGCTTTGCCGGGTCACAGCCTCGAACCGGTCGGGGATGTGCAGCGCGTCCCCCGCGCGCAGTGTCAGCCCGCCGTCATGCGGATCGCTTAGATCCACGACGTCGCGGTGGCTGATCGCGGAGGTCGATGCCGACATCAGGCCGACATCGTTGCGGCTGATCTCGGCCCGGGTCAGATCGGCGTCGTTGTTGGCGCCGCCCGCGACGTCCACAAGCCGCAACGCCGAAATCGAGCCCGCCACCGGCCACCGGCCTGGGGTGCGCACCGCACCAAGCAGGCTGACCGCGTGTTCGCGCACGAAACCGGCGACAAGCGGGGGCAGGTCGTCTGGCTGCTTGCCGTCCATGATCGTGCGCACGTCCGCGCGCGATAAAAGCCGGATTTCGTCGCCGTCCTTGGTCGGTTCGTCGACACGGCCCGTGAATATGCCTTGCGGCGAAAACGCGATCAGGTCGCGCGACAGGTCCGAATCCTTGCGCCTGCTGATCACGCCCATCAACGGATAGACGTCGTCGCCGAACGCCTCCGCCCGCCGCAACAGTGCCGAAAGCTTTTTGTAAGGTGCCAGCGGGTAGGTGCCGGGACTGCGCGTTTCGCCCAAAAGGGTAAAGGATCCTACACTGCGGTCCAGCGTGCGGTTGACCGCGATGATTGCGCCGTCGCCGACTGCGCGGTCGGTTGAATCGGCCGAAATGGATATGCTGGTGCGCGTGCCGTTGCCGTGCGGCGTTTGCAAGACCACGCGGTTTTGTCCGCGCGCGGTCGGGCCGCCCGCCAGCCTTAATGCATCGGCAACGCTTGGCGCTTCGTCATCTGGAAGTTCAAAAATACCGGGCGTGCGCACATCGCCCGTGACCGCCATGGTGGATCCCAGCGGCGGCACGATGATCCGGTCGCCGTCGCGCAACAGGGGCAGTTTGACACTGCCGCGCCCGGCGATAACGCCGTACAGATCGACCGTTTCGGCGTTCCCGTCACGGATCAGCTTGATCGCGCGCAGGCTGCCCGTTTTCAATATGCCGCCGCTTTGCTCCAGCGCCTCCAGCACGGTTTGCAGCGGCGTTACCGCCTGCCGTCCTGGACGCGCCACCCCTCCGGCCACCAGCACGCCGATCTGGCGCACATGTTCCAGCGAAAGATAAATGTCGCCGTGATAACTTTCCGATTGCATCAGGCGGATAAGGTCGGCGCGCAATTCGCCCAGCGTCTTGCCCGCCGCCGCCATCGGCGGCAATAGATCGATGTTCAGTGTACCCGTCTTGTCGATGGTGTAGCTTTCGCGGTCCTTGCGTTCGCCCAGAAAGGCGATGGTCAGCCGGTCGCCCGCGCCCAGCACGTAATCGTCCTGCACGGCACCGTTCGCGGGTGTGCCTTTGGGGGTGGCGGCAAGGAAGTCGTAACCGAACTGGCGCAGGGTCGGGTCGCCCGATGCCGCGCGGTAAAACTGCTCAAGCTGCGAAGCGGGCGCGCCGCGTGGCGGAGTGACGACGGGAAGGGCGGAATCGAGCGCAAGGTCGGGCGCAAGTTCGCTCATCCGCGCGTTTGCCGGTGTGCCTTGCGCCGGTGCGTCCAGTGGTAGGGGCTGGCGCAGATGCGCGGGCAGGGCGGCGTCGATATCCGCAAGGCTCATGTCTTGCGTTTCTGCCTGTGAAGCACTGTCTGCGGCTTCCTGCGCGCCCACGTAATTGACCTGTGCCGCGAACGCGGCCAGATACACGCACAGGATCAGCGTCAGACGTCTGAAAATAGGACCACCCTCCCCAAAAGCATGGCAAAAACCATGCAAGTATATGGGGAATATCGCAAGGCGAAAGCACCCAAAACGTGACTATCCACCTTTTAAGAATGGCCGCCGGCTGTGCCGGGCTGGATGAACCCTGGCGTTATGTAGCCACTGAAGCGTCTTGTAGGGAAAAGAGACGGGGCTTACCTTCGCTTGAGGGCGCTCAAATTAAAAAGTTGCATAATCCAAGTATAATTTTTATCTTTTTGCAGTTTTCATATTTACAAAAGAGGGTGAATTCGATGCGCCTGTCCAATGCTGCCTTGCCCGATATTAGCGCCGGTGTGGAAAAGCCCGCTTACGACCGCACGCAGTTAAAAAGCGGTATCGTCATGTTTGGTTTGGGGAATTTCGCCCGCAGCCATTTAGCAAAATACTTGCACGATCTTATGCAAAAAGGAGAGGCGCTGGACTGGGCCATTACAGGCGTCAGTCTTGTGGGCACGGCATCGCGCGATAATGCCCTGGCGCAGGACGGTTTATATACGCTCATCGAAAATCCCGGATCTGACAACAGGGCAACCGTCATTGGTTCTGTGCGCAACGTTATCTATGCGCCGGAAAACCCGCAGGCGGTGATCAATGTCATGGCCGCACCTGATATACGGATGGTCGCAATGGCCATGACTGCGAACGGATACTATCTCGACTCGCATGGCAAGTTGATGTTGGACCATCCGGATATCCGGCATGATCTGACCGCACCGCGCCCAAAAACGGCGTTGGGATATATCGCCCATGCGCTGAAAACGCGACGCGATGAGGGCGTGGGCGGGTTTACGGTCCAATCTCTCGACAACATAGTGCACAATGGCGATTACACACGCGAAGCCCTGATGTCGTTTATCACGGCGTGGGATCCGTCGCTGCCTGCCTATGCGCGTGAAAATACGGCATTCCCGAACAGTATGGTTGATCGGATTGCACCGAAAACAGCGCCGAAACACACGGCGTTGGCGAAGGCGCTGACCGGGTTGGAAGATGGTAACGTTATCCCGACCGAGATCTTTACCCAATGGGTGATAGAAGATGCTTATGTTGCTGGCCGCCCGAATTTTGAAAAAGTGGGCGCCCAGTTCGTGCCGGATGTGACACCGTACGAAATCATGAAGCTGCGTCTCCTGAACGTTAGCCATTTGGGCATCGCCTGCCTGGGCGATGTCGCCGGTCTGGCAGGGATTGATGAAACGATGGCAAATGCTGATTTTCAGGCGTTCATGGAACGTCTGATGGAGGAGGAGACCGGCCCCACCGTACCCGAAGTGCCGGGTGTTGATCTGGCTGATTACAAGAAAACGCTGGTCGCGCGCTTTGTAAATCCCGCCATTGATGATACCACCCAGCGCGTGGCCACCGATGCGCCGTTGCAGGTGTTGGTCGATACGGTGCGCGAGCGTCTGGCGGCCAACCAGCCGATCGAACTGCTCTCGCTAATTGCGGCGGCCTGGCTCAAGCGTACGCGTGGCGGCAAAAACGAACGCGGCGGCGACATTGTCGTGAACCATCCGCTCAAGGACGAGCTTGCCCGTCTTGGTATGCAGGGGGCGTCTAATTCCGATCCGCTGCCGCAACTGGGGCTAAAATCCTTGTTCGGCGATCTGGGGGAGGACGAACGCTTTGTCGCGCCGGTGGCGAAATATCTTCACCTTCTGGATACCAAGGGTGTGCAAGAGGCAATGTGGCGGGCATTGGGTATTGACGGTTCCGCGCCCTTCAAGTTCCACACGGGTGCCGTGGTGGATAATGCTGCAGGCCTGCGTCCGCGCGTGACCTGAGATGTGCCGCGCGCATGCGCGCGCGATCAAAAGCTTGAATCCTGATGGATTTCGGGACCGTGCCTCTCTATAAAGGAACGGTCCCATTTTATTTTAAAACATAGCAAGGAGTTTATCATGACTGCCTCACCTGCTGCCAAAACCAAGGTGGTTCCGCTCAAACAAGGCAATCTCGCTTCAATGCCGGAAGGTGTTGAGATTCCGGGCTACGACCGCGGTAAGCTTGTCTGTGGCATCGTGCATCTGGGGTTTGGCGGTTTTCACCGCGCACACATGGCGCGCTATACCCATGAACTGATGCAAAAGGATTTCTCGGCCAACGCTGCGTGGGCAATCGCCGGTGCCGGCTTGATGCCGGGCGATAAAAAGATGCAAGACGCGCTGGCGCCGCAGGATGTTCTTTATACCCTGGTCGAGCGCGAAGGCACGCATGAGAAGGCATCCGTCATCGGCTCTGCCGCGCAAATAATTTTTGCGGGGGAATCTAGTGCCGAGCTTTTGGCGCAAATCGAAAAGCCCTCGACAAAAATTGTAAGCCTGACGGTCACGGAAAACGGATATTGCCTGAACCCGGTCACCAAAAAACTGGACCCGAACCATCCGGTGGTGGCTGCTGATTTGACCAATCCGCAAACTCCGAAAAGCGCGATTGGTATTATCGTGGAATCCTATAACCGCCGTATGCAGAAAGGAATGAAACCTTTTACGGCTTTGTCATGCGATAATATTCAGCATAACGGAAACGTCTTGTGTGAAGCGGTGATGGCGTTTGCAAAGTTGCGTGATCCAAAGCTCGCGGCATGGATCGAGCAAAATGCCACCTTCCCCAACACCATGGTTGACCGCATCACGCCGGTGACGAAGTCCGAGGATATTGCGTATGTCGAGCAGAGCCTGGGCATCGCGGACGCATGGCCTGTTGTGTGCGAATCTTTCACCCAATGGGTGATCGAGGATAAGTTCGTGGACGGCCGTCCTTCCTGGGAAAATGTTGGCGCCCAGTTTGTGCCGGATGTCGAGCCTTATGAGGTGATGAAGTTGCGCCTGCTCAACGCAAGCCATCTTGCCGTGGCATGTCTTGGCGATTTGGCGGGGTATACCTACATCGATGAAACCATGGCGAACCCGCTGTTCAAAATGTACATGCGCGCGCTGATGGATCGCGAAACAGGCCAAACGCTGCTGCCCGTGCCGGGAATCGATCTGCCTGCCTATAAACAAAAACTTGTCGATCGCTTCGCCAATCCGGCCATTAAGGACACGGTGCAGCGCGTGGCAACTGATGCGCCGCTCAACACCGTTTTGGCTTCGATCAAAGATCGCCTGAAAAAGGAAGAAAGCATTGATCTTCTAGCGCTTGCGCTGGCGGCTTGGTTGCGGCGCGTACGTGGCGGCAAGGATGAAACCGGTCGTGAAATTGTGGTCAGGCACCCTCTGGCTGTCGAGCTGCAGGAAAAAGCTGTCGAAGGCGGAGCCAATCCTGCGCCGTTGCTCGCCATGACTCAGCTGTTCGGTGATTTGGGCAAAGATCCGCGTGTGGTTGAGCCGGTGTCAAAATACCTGGCCTCGATTTACAGCAAAGGCACACTCGAAACCATGCGTGAAGCCAGTGTCGCCCTGGGTTTTTAGCCTATCTTTGTGAATGATATGTATGCCCCTCCCGAAAAGTAGGGAGGGGTTTTTTATCGGCCGCTTTTCGGGCTTTTGCGTTGAATGACGATTTTCTTAAAAAAGTTTAAAAAGATGTTTGACACGGGGGAAGTAATAGCCTTATAAGACCCCACACCGACGGCAGGAGCCAAAAGCGAAAGCCGGTTCGAGTAACAAGCCGATCGGTCTTGACCGTTAAATAGTTTCCAACTATAAGACGGTTATCCAAATAGGTTTGGTTTTTGCCCGGGAGGCCATCCCGAAGAGGGATGGCTGGTTTCGGGCGCGGTTTTTGAACATCGTGGTATAGATACTAAAGAGATACGCAGGCAGCGATCCGTGTCTCATGAGCTTGCTCATGAGTTCGTCTTCACGACGTCACGACGATTGATCTGCAACGTATCTGCATTCAAATACGCAAAATACATGCAGGTCAGTCAATTTTATGAACGACCATCATATGCACTCCGGTTCCGGTTACCCAATCGGACTTTTTCATCGCAAGATGAAACGGAGATGCCAGTGATATGGTCAGGTCAATACTTTCAACTTGAGAGTTTGATTCTGGCTCAGAACGAACGCTGGCGGCAGGCCTAATACATGCAAGTCGAACGCACCTTCGGGTGAGTGGCGCACGGGTGAGTAAC containing:
- a CDS encoding mannitol dehydrogenase family protein, with the translated sequence MTIHLLRMAAGCAGLDEPWRYVATEASCREKRRGLPSLEGAQIKKLHNPSIIFIFLQFSYLQKRVNSMRLSNAALPDISAGVEKPAYDRTQLKSGIVMFGLGNFARSHLAKYLHDLMQKGEALDWAITGVSLVGTASRDNALAQDGLYTLIENPGSDNRATVIGSVRNVIYAPENPQAVINVMAAPDIRMVAMAMTANGYYLDSHGKLMLDHPDIRHDLTAPRPKTALGYIAHALKTRRDEGVGGFTVQSLDNIVHNGDYTREALMSFITAWDPSLPAYARENTAFPNSMVDRIAPKTAPKHTALAKALTGLEDGNVIPTEIFTQWVIEDAYVAGRPNFEKVGAQFVPDVTPYEIMKLRLLNVSHLGIACLGDVAGLAGIDETMANADFQAFMERLMEEETGPTVPEVPGVDLADYKKTLVARFVNPAIDDTTQRVATDAPLQVLVDTVRERLAANQPIELLSLIAAAWLKRTRGGKNERGGDIVVNHPLKDELARLGMQGASNSDPLPQLGLKSLFGDLGEDERFVAPVAKYLHLLDTKGVQEAMWRALGIDGSAPFKFHTGAVVDNAAGLRPRVT
- a CDS encoding SLBB domain-containing protein produces the protein MYLAAFAAQVNYVGAQEAADSASQAETQDMSLADIDAALPAHLRQPLPLDAPAQGTPANARMSELAPDLALDSALPVVTPPRGAPASQLEQFYRAASGDPTLRQFGYDFLAATPKGTPANGAVQDDYVLGAGDRLTIAFLGERKDRESYTIDKTGTLNIDLLPPMAAAGKTLGELRADLIRLMQSESYHGDIYLSLEHVRQIGVLVAGGVARPGRQAVTPLQTVLEALEQSGGILKTGSLRAIKLIRDGNAETVDLYGVIAGRGSVKLPLLRDGDRIIVPPLGSTMAVTGDVRTPGIFELPDDEAPSVADALRLAGGPTARGQNRVVLQTPHGNGTRTSISISADSTDRAVGDGAIIAVNRTLDRSVGSFTLLGETRSPGTYPLAPYKKLSALLRRAEAFGDDVYPLMGVISRRKDSDLSRDLIAFSPQGIFTGRVDEPTKDGDEIRLLSRADVRTIMDGKQPDDLPPLVAGFVREHAVSLLGAVRTPGRWPVAGSISALRLVDVAGGANNDADLTRAEISRNDVGLMSASTSAISHRDVVDLSDPHDGGLTLRAGDALHIPDRFEAVTRQSVTIRGEVRNPGTYDLMRGDTLLVLIERAGGLTDQAYPLGTVFSRATERRREKEKFSIAAHDLERSIALAANNDTGKVDMAQMALAKDLVNELKTIEPVGRITVESDPEILRRDPAQDILLEADDIIYVPKRPLSVRVTGEVLSPAALQFRSDKKFRDYITEAGGTTMNADEGRIFVLYPNGSARPVSGRTWTRVNPLMVTPGSTIVVPRDPKPFDFIESAKDITQILSNLAVSGIYANDLIDRTH
- a CDS encoding mannitol dehydrogenase family protein, with protein sequence MTASPAAKTKVVPLKQGNLASMPEGVEIPGYDRGKLVCGIVHLGFGGFHRAHMARYTHELMQKDFSANAAWAIAGAGLMPGDKKMQDALAPQDVLYTLVEREGTHEKASVIGSAAQIIFAGESSAELLAQIEKPSTKIVSLTVTENGYCLNPVTKKLDPNHPVVAADLTNPQTPKSAIGIIVESYNRRMQKGMKPFTALSCDNIQHNGNVLCEAVMAFAKLRDPKLAAWIEQNATFPNTMVDRITPVTKSEDIAYVEQSLGIADAWPVVCESFTQWVIEDKFVDGRPSWENVGAQFVPDVEPYEVMKLRLLNASHLAVACLGDLAGYTYIDETMANPLFKMYMRALMDRETGQTLLPVPGIDLPAYKQKLVDRFANPAIKDTVQRVATDAPLNTVLASIKDRLKKEESIDLLALALAAWLRRVRGGKDETGREIVVRHPLAVELQEKAVEGGANPAPLLAMTQLFGDLGKDPRVVEPVSKYLASIYSKGTLETMREASVALGF